One Bacteroidia bacterium genomic window carries:
- a CDS encoding IS66 family transposase: MTLEESLLQLQKLTEENASLREQIAVKDATISKQELEIDRLRKIIFGKKSERFIPTDPNVRQLDIFGEALSRQEKAALERAAEQEQELITRVISVKKPRTPRKDISLEGLRVEETIIDPEGINLEDYVCIGTEETSRLALRPAEFYIKKIIRRKYVLKNQADKLQEENRTPTVLIAPLPPAPLHKCMADTTLLTDIIIQKYLYHIPFHRQLARFSNLGVRISSSTVGDWFSRSCELLKPLYDLLRRRVLSSDYIQVDESTLPVIDNEKQRAVKGYVWAVHSPDTAEVFFHYDRGSRSERTAMLLLHDFKGAIQTDGYNVYQKLEQLEGKLMLGCWAHARRKFDESLVENKKLATDALFQIQSLYAIEREADEGQLSLEERKALRYNKAYPILVTFEKWLHDNYKSLLPQSRTAKAIAYTYSLFPQLSRYHLDGRYKIDNNLIENAIRPLALGRKNYLFCGSGDAAIRASMVYSLLGSCKAAGVNPEQWLEDVLSKMYLYTTGKGNLEDLLPANWAKSKSANNL, encoded by the coding sequence ATGACCTTAGAAGAAAGCCTTTTACAACTCCAAAAATTAACAGAAGAGAACGCCTCTCTTCGCGAACAGATAGCCGTAAAAGACGCTACTATTTCAAAGCAAGAGTTGGAAATAGACCGTCTTAGGAAAATCATTTTTGGCAAAAAGAGTGAACGGTTCATTCCTACAGATCCTAATGTCCGCCAGTTAGACATCTTTGGTGAAGCACTAAGCCGGCAAGAGAAAGCAGCACTGGAAAGAGCTGCAGAGCAGGAACAAGAGCTTATTACAAGAGTAATAAGTGTAAAAAAGCCACGTACTCCGCGTAAAGACATCTCTTTGGAAGGACTGCGTGTGGAAGAGACTATCATTGATCCTGAAGGCATTAATTTGGAAGATTATGTATGTATAGGTACTGAAGAGACCAGTCGTCTGGCTCTAAGACCTGCTGAGTTCTATATCAAGAAGATTATCCGTAGAAAATATGTTCTCAAGAACCAGGCAGACAAGTTACAGGAAGAAAACAGAACACCTACTGTACTTATAGCGCCTCTTCCTCCGGCTCCTTTGCACAAATGTATGGCAGATACTACGCTTTTAACAGATATCATCATTCAAAAATACCTTTACCACATACCTTTTCATCGACAGTTGGCTCGGTTTTCCAACCTGGGGGTGCGTATAAGTTCTTCTACCGTGGGAGACTGGTTCTCCCGAAGTTGTGAGTTGCTCAAACCTTTGTATGATCTTCTCCGACGACGGGTTCTTTCTTCTGACTATATCCAGGTAGATGAAAGTACTCTTCCTGTGATAGACAATGAAAAGCAGCGAGCTGTTAAAGGTTACGTCTGGGCAGTTCACAGTCCGGATACAGCAGAGGTGTTCTTTCATTACGACAGAGGATCGCGTTCCGAAAGAACGGCCATGTTATTGCTGCATGATTTTAAAGGGGCTATTCAGACAGACGGTTATAATGTATACCAGAAGCTGGAACAACTTGAAGGTAAACTGATGCTGGGTTGTTGGGCACATGCACGACGTAAATTTGATGAATCGTTGGTAGAGAACAAAAAGTTGGCAACTGATGCTTTATTTCAAATCCAATCTCTCTATGCCATAGAAAGAGAAGCTGATGAGGGGCAACTATCACTTGAAGAAAGAAAAGCGTTACGGTACAACAAAGCGTATCCCATATTGGTAACCTTTGAAAAATGGCTTCATGACAACTACAAATCCTTGCTTCCTCAGAGTCGGACGGCAAAAGCCATAGCTTATACCTACAGTCTTTTTCCACAACTCTCCCGGTATCATCTGGACGGCAGATACAAAATAGACAATAATCTGATTGAAAATGCCATTCGTCCGCTGGCTTTGGGAAGGAAAAACTATCTGTTCTGTGGAAGCGGCGATGCCGCTATAAGAGCTTCCATGGTTTACTCTCTTCTGGGTTCCTGTAAAGCAGCCGGTGTGAACCCCGAACAGTGGCTGGAAGATGTTCTTTCCAAAATGTATTTGTACACTACCGGAAAAGGCAATCTGGAAGATCTGCTCCCGGCTAATTGGGCAAAATCAAAATCTGCAAACAACTTGTAA
- the tnpB gene encoding IS66 family insertion sequence element accessory protein TnpB (TnpB, as the term is used for proteins encoded by IS66 family insertion elements, is considered an accessory protein, since TnpC, encoded by a neighboring gene, is a DDE family transposase.): protein MGRNVRDGDVFLFVNKARNRLKLLHMEPGGLVIYSKLLEEGRFRVPSRVAQHNSITIQWVDLVMMVEGIITDPGARLKRLKRINY from the coding sequence ATGGGCCGTAATGTTCGTGACGGAGATGTCTTCCTATTTGTCAATAAAGCCAGGAATCGGTTAAAATTGCTTCACATGGAACCCGGAGGCCTGGTCATATACTCAAAACTTCTGGAAGAAGGTCGTTTTCGTGTTCCTTCCCGGGTTGCTCAGCACAACTCCATCACCATACAATGGGTCGATTTGGTTATGATGGTAGAGGGGATCATCACAGATCCCGGAGCTCGCTTAAAACGTTTAAAAAGAATCAATTATTAG